One Armatimonadota bacterium genomic window carries:
- a CDS encoding response regulator: MVSRTKDFRAFGRRIWARFLRSNMTVFLLPLGIGAFFTAIVISWAIGNVLFLRDETRKEIHLNLRLAEAQLNAQFDADFERTTHFVNNPNTSGGHAWFFDHKRNGLVSTDPSDHRVIPVMTDRPEKPLEAYGFDEFLASHWKQLTDLNLHGINPKAIEEYGSMSLFNDGRSLGKTLPIISSDGKIIGLAWSTIPTTLVRSRLPVGTYLVEANSSSYIAQSATDALDDATRDKLMHGEVVPNDFYSSARRLAQSHMFSDWRLWSDYPLSTIWNLPQARQAFDFPLVLIAGIWTIIFFLIRSGRRGRDRQRRLIGSLVQRIVWITDENGTVDYVLGRITSQLGWKEVDYLNVDIGLFIHHDDRLALKEAIEAARETSMQEATIEIRFENKDREFRWYEVTVSNMTDVPEINGIVVTAHDIELRKHATDHILASKKAAEKANEAKSEFLSRMSHELRTPLNAILGFGQLLEMEVISDRQAENVGQILIAGRHLLNLVNDILDIARIETRKVNLSVEKVNLREVIEESFALLGPIATKNSITLEIEDLNCPDVWSDRQRLKQVALNLLSNGIKYNQAGGRVTVRAHHHAEGLILEVSDNGIGIESQYLDRLFTPFDRLGSDNSQVEGSGLGLALSKTLVEAMGASMEVQSTYGKGSTFAIHFRKSSIVKSESEAKDSNEASEVGFIDPNAFKILLVEDNVVNLRYVSKVVEKMSGVALLSAKEGGIGIEMARAHQPDLILLDLDLPDINGRDVLSSLRSDEAVGGTRIVIMSAETNPHVVEELLNLGADEFVTKPVDVNSLVSLFSEERKAA, encoded by the coding sequence ATGGTTTCAAGGACGAAGGACTTTCGAGCGTTTGGCAGAAGGATTTGGGCACGATTCCTGCGCTCGAATATGACGGTATTCCTATTGCCGCTCGGCATAGGAGCATTTTTTACGGCTATTGTTATTAGCTGGGCCATCGGCAACGTCCTTTTTCTTCGCGACGAGACTCGAAAAGAGATTCATCTCAATCTTCGTCTCGCCGAAGCTCAGCTAAATGCTCAGTTCGATGCCGACTTCGAGCGCACAACCCATTTTGTCAATAATCCGAACACCAGCGGCGGCCACGCCTGGTTCTTCGACCACAAGCGAAACGGACTCGTATCCACCGACCCTTCCGATCATCGCGTCATCCCGGTCATGACGGATCGACCGGAAAAGCCGCTCGAGGCGTACGGTTTCGATGAATTCCTGGCGAGCCATTGGAAGCAGTTGACCGATCTCAACCTCCACGGCATCAATCCAAAGGCGATTGAGGAGTACGGCTCGATGTCGCTCTTCAACGATGGTCGCAGTCTCGGCAAGACCTTGCCAATCATTTCATCCGATGGCAAAATTATTGGACTCGCTTGGTCAACCATTCCGACCACGTTGGTCCGCTCGCGATTGCCCGTAGGCACCTATCTTGTCGAAGCAAACTCGTCTTCGTACATAGCCCAGAGTGCAACGGACGCCCTGGATGACGCGACCCGCGACAAGCTGATGCACGGTGAGGTTGTCCCGAACGATTTTTACTCTTCGGCTCGAAGGTTGGCACAGTCGCACATGTTCTCAGACTGGCGACTTTGGAGCGACTACCCACTCTCAACGATTTGGAACTTGCCCCAAGCTCGCCAAGCCTTCGATTTTCCGCTTGTGCTCATTGCCGGTATCTGGACGATCATCTTCTTTTTGATTCGTTCTGGACGACGCGGACGAGATCGACAGCGACGTTTGATCGGCAGTCTGGTCCAACGCATCGTTTGGATCACCGACGAAAATGGCACCGTAGACTACGTTCTCGGCCGAATCACTAGCCAACTGGGCTGGAAGGAAGTCGACTACCTCAACGTCGACATCGGGCTTTTCATCCATCATGACGATCGGCTGGCCCTCAAGGAAGCCATCGAAGCTGCCCGCGAAACCTCGATGCAGGAAGCGACGATCGAAATCCGTTTTGAGAACAAGGATCGCGAATTCCGCTGGTACGAAGTGACGGTTTCCAACATGACCGACGTACCGGAAATCAACGGTATTGTGGTCACTGCGCACGATATCGAACTCCGAAAGCACGCAACGGACCATATTTTGGCTTCGAAGAAGGCAGCCGAGAAAGCCAACGAGGCAAAGAGCGAATTCCTTTCGCGAATGAGCCACGAGCTTCGAACGCCGCTCAACGCGATCCTCGGCTTCGGTCAGCTCCTCGAAATGGAAGTCATTTCGGACCGCCAGGCAGAAAACGTTGGCCAAATCCTCATTGCGGGTAGGCACTTGCTCAACTTGGTCAACGACATTCTCGACATCGCACGAATCGAAACCCGAAAGGTAAACCTCTCGGTCGAGAAGGTGAACCTGCGCGAAGTGATCGAAGAATCCTTCGCCCTCTTGGGTCCTATCGCGACCAAGAACAGCATCACCTTAGAGATCGAAGACCTGAATTGCCCGGACGTTTGGTCAGATCGTCAACGCTTGAAGCAAGTTGCACTCAACCTGCTCTCAAACGGCATCAAGTACAACCAGGCTGGCGGCCGCGTGACAGTGCGAGCGCATCACCATGCCGAGGGACTCATCCTCGAAGTCAGCGACAATGGCATCGGCATCGAATCGCAATATCTCGACCGCCTCTTTACGCCGTTTGACCGCCTGGGTTCGGATAACTCGCAGGTAGAAGGAAGCGGGCTCGGATTGGCCCTGTCGAAGACCCTCGTCGAGGCGATGGGTGCCAGCATGGAAGTCCAATCCACCTACGGCAAAGGTTCAACCTTCGCCATCCACTTCCGCAAGTCGTCGATCGTCAAGTCCGAATCCGAGGCGAAGGACTCTAACGAAGCGAGCGAGGTCGGATTCATCGATCCAAACGCCTTCAAAATTCTGCTTGTCGAAGATAACGTCGTCAACCTTCGCTATGTCTCCAAGGTTGTCGAGAAAATGAGCGGAGTCGCGCTCCTGAGCGCCAAAGAAGGCGGCATTGGCATCGAAATGGCCCGTGCCCACCAACCAGACTTGATTCTGCTCGATCTGGACCTTCCCGACATCAACGGTCGAGACGTCCTAAGCAGCCTCCGCAGCGACGAAGCTGTCGGTGGAACCCGTATCGTCATCATGAGCGCAGAGACCAATCCGCACGTCGTCGAGGAGCTTTTGAACCTCGGAGCCGACGAATTTGTGACAAAGCCTGTTGATGTTAACAGTCTGGTCAGCCTCTTTTCCGAGGAAAGAAAAGCAGCATGA
- a CDS encoding acetyl-CoA C-acyltransferase translates to MHDVVIVSAARTPIASFQGSLADFPAPRLGALAIKAALERAGIAPDDVDEVIMGCVLTGGMGQAPARQASIYAGLPTHVPCLTINKVCGSGMKAVMLASQSIALGDSNVVVAGGMESMTNAPYVLDKARAGYRMGNGTIIDSMIHDGLWDPYNNCHMGTCGDSTANELGYSREQLDAFSAESFARAKAAQAEGRFNDELVSVEIPQRKGDPIVFSQDEQPSRGGDLAKLASLRPAFSKEGPTTAGNASSINDGGGALVLMSSEEATKRGIKPLAKVRGYATHAQEPVKFTTAPAVAIQKVLDKAGLTVGDIDLFEINEAFAVVALGCGDKLGIPHEKLNVNGGAVALGHPIGMTGARLVMTAMFELRRRGGKYAIATPCIGGGEATAVLIEAIP, encoded by the coding sequence ATGCACGACGTAGTGATTGTTTCCGCCGCCCGAACTCCGATCGCGAGCTTTCAGGGTTCTCTCGCCGACTTCCCTGCTCCGCGCCTCGGCGCTCTCGCCATCAAGGCCGCTCTCGAGAGAGCCGGAATCGCTCCAGACGACGTGGACGAAGTCATCATGGGTTGTGTCTTAACCGGTGGAATGGGTCAAGCTCCGGCCCGCCAAGCGTCAATCTACGCTGGATTGCCTACCCATGTCCCGTGCCTGACTATCAACAAGGTCTGCGGATCGGGCATGAAGGCCGTCATGTTAGCCTCCCAATCCATCGCGCTTGGCGACTCGAACGTGGTGGTGGCGGGCGGAATGGAGTCGATGACCAATGCGCCGTACGTGCTGGACAAAGCCCGCGCCGGATATCGAATGGGCAACGGCACCATCATCGATTCGATGATCCATGATGGCCTTTGGGACCCCTACAATAACTGCCACATGGGCACCTGCGGAGATTCGACCGCCAACGAACTCGGATACTCTCGAGAACAGCTCGACGCTTTCTCAGCAGAATCCTTTGCTCGCGCCAAGGCTGCGCAAGCCGAGGGAAGGTTCAACGACGAGCTTGTTTCGGTTGAAATCCCTCAGCGAAAGGGGGATCCCATCGTGTTCTCCCAGGACGAACAACCGTCGCGCGGCGGCGACCTCGCCAAACTCGCTTCCCTACGCCCAGCCTTCAGCAAGGAGGGACCGACAACCGCCGGTAACGCCAGTTCGATTAACGACGGCGGCGGCGCACTCGTACTCATGTCGTCCGAAGAGGCGACCAAGCGAGGCATCAAACCGCTGGCAAAAGTAAGGGGTTACGCCACCCACGCCCAAGAGCCGGTGAAGTTCACTACGGCCCCAGCGGTGGCGATCCAAAAGGTGCTCGACAAAGCCGGATTAACCGTAGGCGACATCGACCTTTTCGAGATCAACGAGGCGTTCGCGGTGGTCGCCCTTGGATGTGGCGATAAGCTTGGAATTCCCCATGAAAAACTGAATGTCAACGGCGGTGCCGTGGCTCTCGGCCACCCCATTGGAATGACCGGGGCACGCCTTGTGATGACGGCCATGTTTGAACTGCGTCGCCGAGGCGGCAAGTATGCAATCGCGACCCCCTGTATCGGGGGCGGCGAAGCAACCGCCGTTCTCATTGAAGCAATCCCGTAA
- a CDS encoding helix-turn-helix domain-containing protein, translating to MHPLRMAILKTLGANELTNQEIANELGVAAGKLHFHTRKLLDAGLIELAGTRQDGPRTEKLYRRTLRSNFRIPQVEDGSAPPLRHYIQNALAMYEQTWLDFGEKGFSQYGFHQVYYVSPKTFAELQAGVIELMRKIEAESIEDEQEDTMFVSLAALLHELPAR from the coding sequence ATGCACCCGCTTCGAATGGCGATTCTGAAGACTTTGGGCGCCAATGAACTAACTAACCAGGAGATCGCGAATGAACTTGGGGTGGCGGCAGGCAAACTCCACTTCCATACTCGGAAGCTGCTCGATGCCGGTCTGATCGAGCTTGCGGGCACCCGCCAGGACGGTCCGCGAACAGAGAAGCTTTATCGACGTACGTTACGGTCGAACTTCCGCATTCCGCAGGTGGAGGACGGAAGCGCGCCACCGCTCCGACACTACATTCAGAACGCCCTTGCGATGTACGAGCAGACGTGGTTGGACTTCGGCGAAAAGGGATTCTCGCAGTACGGTTTTCACCAGGTGTACTACGTGTCCCCCAAGACCTTTGCCGAGCTTCAGGCCGGGGTGATCGAGCTGATGCGCAAAATCGAGGCCGAGAGCATCGAGGACGAGCAGGAGGACACGATGTTTGTTTCGTTGGCCGCGCTCCTGCACGAACTTCCTGCCCGGTGA
- the queG gene encoding tRNA epoxyqueuosine(34) reductase QueG, giving the protein MDRLGHEYHEARMALIDATLAKQKAIDLGFTTVGVTAAEPIPEAMATYRAWLEAGYEGEMAYMARHEDLKADPKTLLPSAQSVVVVTLNYYQDPPADVKIARYALGRDYHKVLRAMLKGLQTELTKSYPDASFRICVDSAPILERAYALQAGLGWFGKNTMLIDSKRGSWFFIGALLTSIPFQPDEPSVGGCGTCTKCIDACPTGAIVRLGERWQVDSRSCISYQTIEKRGELDRDTDGWVFGCDVCQEVCPFNQPRSSQPLRAVTTTNVGFLDRRPIPKAEVLAEIGEDQWDGLTQGSAMRRTGYEGLKRNARAALRPLPGQRGE; this is encoded by the coding sequence ATGGATCGACTTGGCCACGAGTATCATGAAGCTCGGATGGCCCTGATCGATGCGACACTAGCCAAGCAGAAAGCGATCGATCTCGGCTTTACGACCGTCGGTGTGACTGCCGCCGAGCCGATTCCCGAAGCAATGGCTACTTACCGAGCATGGCTGGAAGCGGGATATGAGGGCGAGATGGCTTACATGGCCCGTCACGAGGATTTGAAAGCCGACCCAAAGACTCTGCTGCCTTCGGCCCAGTCGGTGGTCGTCGTGACTCTCAACTACTATCAGGACCCGCCCGCTGATGTGAAGATCGCGCGTTATGCCCTCGGTCGGGACTATCACAAGGTTCTTCGGGCGATGCTGAAGGGGCTTCAGACGGAGCTGACGAAGAGCTATCCGGACGCTTCATTTCGTATATGCGTCGATAGCGCACCGATCCTTGAGCGGGCGTACGCCCTTCAGGCGGGGCTCGGCTGGTTTGGCAAGAACACCATGCTCATCGACTCGAAGCGGGGAAGTTGGTTTTTCATCGGCGCGCTCCTGACCTCGATACCGTTCCAACCCGACGAGCCGTCAGTCGGTGGTTGTGGAACCTGCACGAAGTGTATCGATGCTTGCCCGACGGGCGCTATCGTCCGCCTGGGCGAGCGGTGGCAGGTTGATTCGCGTTCCTGCATCAGCTACCAAACCATCGAGAAACGGGGCGAACTCGATCGCGACACCGACGGATGGGTTTTCGGGTGTGACGTCTGCCAGGAAGTGTGTCCGTTCAATCAGCCGCGGAGCAGTCAGCCGCTTCGCGCTGTGACGACGACAAACGTTGGTTTTCTCGACCGCCGCCCTATACCGAAAGCCGAGGTCCTTGCCGAGATCGGCGAAGACCAATGGGATGGCCTGACGCAAGGCTCCGCCATGCGTCGAACAGGCTATGAAGGTTTGAAGCGGAACGCTCGGGCGGCGCTTAGGCCATTACCCGGCCAGCGCGGCGAGTAA
- the tig gene encoding trigger factor has protein sequence MQVTREDLNPCTVRLSIVCSTEQVADAFDRALKTITKEVRLPGFRPGHAPKHMVEKLVNERDLYNQAADELVRRTFQKAVESEKIQPDPGVRPSIEMQELDRDAKKATYSAKIPLPPQIELVEYKGLAATRPPVGVTDDEVEFQITELRKKQGSREAVTDRTAQEGDYAVVNIKPEGESSDGKNFMVVLGQSFPDLDKALTGMTAEEMKSVDLDVPDTFSDKGLAGKKIKAQVTLNSLSAIKLPELDEEFAKSVQTDSVEDLKVRMRDSIVAAKEQMVRDMLQDQLLEDLRTKSKIQVSDNMWEALANQRLGEIQQQQAQQGKSLEQYAQENGMTLEDFVKAWHEQAKLHVERAMVVREIFAKEKLQITNEELNNELFFMSQEFQIDPMELLEYMRKNDSLQELHFRSISRKVTNFLIDNAEVSEEAADTKPAKATKAKKEAAADAEPAAEKPKKAPAKKK, from the coding sequence ATGCAAGTAACTCGAGAAGATTTGAATCCCTGTACCGTGCGATTGAGCATCGTTTGCTCAACGGAACAGGTCGCCGACGCCTTCGACCGGGCCCTGAAGACCATTACCAAGGAAGTCCGATTGCCGGGATTCCGCCCTGGCCATGCTCCGAAGCACATGGTTGAAAAGCTGGTCAACGAGCGAGATCTCTATAATCAGGCCGCCGACGAATTGGTTCGCCGCACCTTCCAGAAAGCAGTTGAATCCGAGAAGATTCAGCCCGATCCGGGCGTTCGCCCGTCGATCGAAATGCAGGAACTGGATCGCGACGCCAAGAAGGCAACCTACTCGGCCAAGATTCCGCTTCCCCCTCAGATCGAATTGGTTGAATATAAGGGTCTGGCCGCCACTCGTCCGCCCGTCGGCGTGACCGATGATGAAGTCGAATTTCAGATTACCGAGCTCCGCAAGAAGCAGGGAAGCCGTGAGGCCGTCACCGACCGAACCGCCCAGGAAGGCGACTACGCGGTGGTCAACATCAAGCCTGAAGGCGAATCGAGCGACGGCAAGAATTTCATGGTCGTGCTTGGACAGTCGTTCCCGGATCTCGACAAGGCTCTGACCGGCATGACAGCCGAAGAGATGAAGAGCGTGGATCTCGACGTTCCGGACACCTTCAGCGACAAGGGGCTGGCGGGCAAGAAGATCAAAGCCCAGGTGACCCTCAACTCGCTCAGTGCGATCAAGTTGCCGGAGTTGGACGAAGAGTTCGCCAAATCGGTTCAGACAGACTCGGTGGAGGACCTGAAGGTCCGAATGCGAGACAGCATTGTCGCCGCCAAAGAGCAGATGGTGCGAGACATGCTCCAGGACCAGCTTCTGGAGGACCTGCGAACCAAGTCGAAGATTCAGGTGAGCGACAACATGTGGGAAGCGCTTGCCAACCAGCGGCTGGGCGAAATTCAGCAGCAGCAGGCTCAGCAGGGCAAGTCTCTTGAGCAATATGCGCAAGAGAACGGCATGACCCTCGAAGACTTCGTGAAGGCTTGGCATGAGCAGGCCAAGCTCCATGTAGAGCGAGCGATGGTCGTGCGAGAAATCTTCGCCAAAGAGAAGCTTCAGATTACGAATGAAGAACTGAATAACGAGCTGTTCTTTATGTCGCAGGAGTTCCAGATCGATCCGATGGAACTTCTTGAGTACATGCGCAAGAACGATTCGCTTCAGGAGTTGCACTTCCGCTCGATCTCGCGCAAGGTGACCAACTTCCTCATCGACAACGCAGAGGTTAGCGAAGAAGCCGCCGACACCAAGCCAGCAAAGGCAACCAAGGCGAAGAAGGAAGCTGCGGCTGACGCCGAACCGGCCGCCGAAAAACCTAAGAAGGCTCCAGCCAAGAAGAAGTAG
- a CDS encoding response regulator: MILRDSDLLEAGICIIDDEPANVLLLQRILEYSGYSNVVSFTDPRAGWDYITSNEIDLLALDLQMPKISGLEILERLKPQNEETIFTPIMVLTADATITTRRQSINLGAHDFLTKPFEAIEVAMRVKNLLRMRLALKKLAVEGNMPETELKSRLRLREREELEIVGKLASPSECPQEDAKTHRERIGTLSAALAAELGMDEAFVRDIQLAAQLYDVGKIGISNEILLKPGKLTPEEFEMMKRHTEIGASILSGSNSSVMAMAEQIAFSHHERWDGRGYPCGLKGNDIPISGRIVAVIDVFDALTHERSYKQAWTTEAALEAIRENSGAQFDPNVVEAFMRCLERPENQVA, translated from the coding sequence ATGATCCTGCGGGATTCGGATCTTCTTGAAGCCGGTATCTGCATCATCGACGATGAGCCGGCGAACGTTCTGCTGCTGCAGCGTATTCTCGAATACTCGGGTTACTCAAACGTCGTCAGCTTCACCGATCCTCGAGCGGGCTGGGATTACATCACCAGCAACGAAATCGACCTGTTGGCTCTAGATCTCCAAATGCCCAAGATTTCTGGCCTGGAGATTCTTGAGCGGCTGAAGCCACAAAACGAAGAAACGATTTTCACCCCGATCATGGTGCTGACCGCCGATGCGACCATCACCACCAGGCGACAATCCATCAACCTCGGAGCCCACGACTTCCTGACCAAGCCTTTCGAAGCCATCGAAGTAGCGATGAGGGTCAAAAACCTGCTCCGCATGAGGCTTGCTCTCAAAAAGCTTGCGGTCGAAGGAAACATGCCGGAAACCGAGTTGAAGAGTCGGCTTCGACTTCGCGAGCGCGAAGAACTTGAGATTGTCGGCAAGCTTGCTAGCCCCTCAGAATGTCCTCAAGAAGACGCCAAGACCCATCGTGAGCGCATCGGGACTCTCTCGGCGGCTCTCGCCGCCGAACTGGGAATGGACGAAGCATTCGTCCGCGACATCCAACTCGCTGCGCAGCTTTACGATGTCGGCAAGATCGGAATCTCTAACGAAATACTCCTCAAGCCGGGCAAGCTAACTCCCGAGGAATTCGAGATGATGAAACGACATACCGAGATCGGCGCGTCGATTCTTTCGGGCAGCAATTCTTCCGTGATGGCAATGGCCGAGCAGATTGCGTTTTCCCACCATGAGCGATGGGACGGCCGTGGCTACCCGTGTGGGCTGAAAGGTAACGACATCCCGATATCTGGGCGTATCGTTGCCGTGATCGACGTCTTCGACGCTCTAACCCACGAACGGAGCTACAAGCAGGCGTGGACGACCGAAGCCGCGCTAGAAGCCATCCGCGAAAACTCGGGAGCTCAGTTCGATCCCAACGTCGTCGAAGCATTCATGCGGTGCCTGGAGCGACCCGAAAACCAGGTTGCCTAG
- a CDS encoding glycosyltransferase: MRQPTEAMMEDLIQWHSLMPGLDAMRVLYVSAEVAPFAKVGGLADVAAGLPKAIRALGADCRVILPYYQLIAENPRWKTQVVVKDFQVTMNPLWTKKASLHQLEFEGMIYYFIETDEWFTESKSSASLYQPGGEVHAFFVAAVLRAMELIKWIPNVVHANDWHTGFLPVMLKEKVGPIWDRTGSVFTIHNMAYQGEFGVESLDWLDLSHDLYNFEQVEAWGQVNFLKAGMAFSDIVNTVSPNYAQEIQTEEYGCGLEGLSRYLAENDRLFGVLNGLDYDVWNPKTDSRIFANYSAESLDCKQACREELMRELGLEPIEGAPLIGMISRISSQKGFDLLLSAAHDLFEMPIQLVVQGLGDPAIIEGFRFIEKSYPNQFRFLNAFDEVLAQHIYSGCDAFLMPSSFEPCGLGQLIAMRYGTLPIVRATGGLKDTVQDRVNGFVFNQRSRKEMVEAVQRAKDLYGTAGWRNMTLKAMKQDFGWRNSAKRYIELYEKAVTRRAGRVMA; encoded by the coding sequence ATGAGGCAGCCTACGGAAGCTATGATGGAAGACCTCATTCAGTGGCATTCTTTGATGCCCGGGCTTGACGCAATGAGGGTTCTTTACGTATCAGCGGAGGTCGCGCCGTTCGCCAAGGTTGGCGGGTTGGCCGATGTAGCGGCAGGGTTGCCGAAGGCTATTCGAGCCTTGGGCGCCGATTGCCGAGTTATTCTTCCCTACTATCAGCTTATTGCGGAAAATCCTCGCTGGAAGACCCAGGTCGTCGTCAAAGATTTCCAAGTCACCATGAATCCGCTGTGGACGAAGAAAGCTTCGCTCCACCAACTCGAATTCGAGGGAATGATCTACTACTTCATCGAGACCGATGAGTGGTTTACCGAGTCGAAGTCGAGCGCCAGCCTCTATCAGCCCGGCGGCGAAGTCCACGCCTTCTTCGTGGCCGCCGTTCTTCGGGCGATGGAACTCATCAAATGGATTCCCAACGTCGTCCACGCAAACGACTGGCACACGGGCTTCCTGCCCGTCATGCTGAAGGAAAAGGTGGGCCCGATCTGGGACCGCACCGGCAGCGTCTTCACGATTCACAACATGGCCTACCAGGGCGAGTTCGGCGTCGAGTCGCTCGACTGGCTCGACCTATCGCACGACCTCTATAATTTTGAGCAAGTCGAGGCATGGGGTCAGGTCAACTTCCTCAAGGCCGGCATGGCGTTTTCGGACATCGTCAACACCGTCAGCCCAAACTACGCCCAGGAAATTCAAACCGAAGAGTACGGTTGCGGGCTCGAAGGCCTCAGCCGCTACTTGGCTGAAAACGACCGCCTATTCGGCGTCCTGAACGGCCTGGATTATGATGTTTGGAACCCCAAGACGGATTCGCGAATCTTCGCCAACTACTCAGCGGAATCGCTAGACTGCAAACAGGCGTGCCGCGAAGAACTGATGCGCGAACTTGGGTTGGAACCCATCGAAGGAGCGCCGCTGATCGGCATGATCAGTCGCATCTCCAGCCAGAAGGGCTTCGACCTGTTGCTAAGCGCCGCTCACGACCTCTTCGAGATGCCGATCCAACTCGTTGTACAAGGTCTTGGCGACCCCGCCATCATCGAAGGTTTCCGCTTTATTGAGAAGAGCTATCCCAACCAGTTCCGGTTCCTCAACGCGTTTGACGAGGTTCTCGCCCAGCACATCTATTCGGGTTGCGATGCGTTCCTCATGCCGTCGTCGTTTGAGCCATGCGGCCTTGGTCAGTTGATCGCGATGCGCTATGGCACTCTGCCGATCGTGCGCGCCACTGGCGGTCTCAAAGACACTGTGCAGGACCGAGTCAATGGCTTCGTGTTCAATCAGCGATCTCGCAAGGAGATGGTCGAGGCAGTTCAACGCGCCAAAGACCTCTACGGCACGGCTGGCTGGCGAAACATGACGCTGAAAGCCATGAAGCAGGACTTCGGTTGGCGAAACAGCGCCAAGCGCTACATCGAGCTTTACGAGAAGGCGGTTACTCGCCGCGCTGGCCGGGTAATGGCCTAA
- the rsmA gene encoding ribosomal RNA small subunit methyltransferase A, whose protein sequence is MLHHPSPVQSIRAKSRYGSRPVFPVNLADRGELVGFLRKHGLKADKSLGQHFLCAPNVVKAIVSAAEPFQGCLEIGPGPGILTSFLDRHAEAMTAIEFDERMLPLLADSAPTCQVIHGDALKVDLEPVLMALPEPRVLVSNMPYYITGPLIAKFSEVRHLLSGLVLMMQKEVGEKIIAQPSNRERGSLSVNVQAQFHVSQVVKAPSGCFMPPPKVDSVVLKFVPRADEFPEAFPKVVKAGFMQPRKTLLNNLGATFRQDRSAVAAVLAEHDFPETARAFELTESQWIDLATSIMKLGWP, encoded by the coding sequence CTGCTTCACCACCCAAGCCCAGTGCAATCAATTCGGGCGAAAAGCCGTTACGGTTCACGTCCTGTCTTCCCGGTGAACCTAGCAGACCGCGGAGAGCTTGTCGGCTTTCTCCGCAAGCATGGACTAAAGGCCGACAAAAGTTTGGGGCAGCACTTCTTGTGCGCCCCAAACGTCGTTAAGGCCATCGTTTCCGCTGCCGAACCATTCCAAGGCTGTTTAGAAATCGGCCCTGGTCCCGGAATTCTCACCTCATTTCTCGATCGCCACGCCGAGGCGATGACGGCGATCGAGTTCGACGAACGGATGCTCCCGCTTTTGGCCGACTCGGCACCGACCTGTCAGGTGATTCACGGCGACGCTCTTAAAGTCGATCTGGAACCCGTCTTGATGGCGCTGCCCGAGCCCCGCGTGTTGGTGAGCAACATGCCGTACTACATTACGGGGCCGCTGATCGCGAAGTTCTCCGAGGTTCGACACCTGCTTTCGGGTTTGGTCCTGATGATGCAGAAAGAGGTGGGGGAAAAGATCATCGCCCAACCCAGCAACCGCGAACGGGGTTCGCTTTCGGTTAACGTCCAAGCCCAATTCCACGTCAGCCAAGTGGTGAAGGCTCCTTCGGGGTGCTTCATGCCGCCGCCCAAGGTGGATAGCGTGGTGCTGAAGTTTGTGCCTCGGGCCGACGAATTTCCTGAGGCTTTCCCCAAGGTCGTCAAGGCGGGTTTTATGCAGCCCCGCAAGACTCTGCTCAACAATCTTGGCGCGACCTTTCGCCAGGACCGATCGGCGGTTGCAGCGGTTCTTGCCGAGCATGACTTTCCCGAAACCGCTCGGGCGTTCGAGCTGACCGAAAGCCAATGGATCGACTTGGCCACGAGTATCATGAAGCTCGGATGGCCCTGA
- a CDS encoding TIGR01777 family protein produces the protein MNKKVVICGGSGLIGQALDKRLTDSGYDVVTVSRHPKLGEISWDDLGRAIDGATAVINLSGRPIACKFTESNKREILNSRVESTQKVAKAFATCTNPPAKWINASAVGFYGNRGDETMTEASSPGSGFVVDVCRAWEDACLKSEANCAKTVLRIGVVLTSNGGAMSKLMPLTKAFLGGAVGNGLQWMSWIALKDLVRLFEWVIENDAPSVVNACAPEPIRNGDFMAWLRRQLRRPWSPPVPAFMMKLLGQTVGPDASLLLDSTRAIPTQTGDFQFMVPSLENARLDDLSVPS, from the coding sequence TTGAACAAGAAAGTCGTCATCTGCGGAGGAAGCGGGCTGATTGGGCAAGCCCTCGATAAGCGTCTGACCGACTCTGGATACGACGTCGTCACCGTATCTCGCCACCCGAAACTGGGCGAAATTAGTTGGGACGATCTCGGTCGCGCGATCGACGGCGCGACCGCCGTTATCAACCTTTCTGGTCGTCCGATTGCTTGCAAATTCACCGAATCGAACAAGCGAGAGATTCTGAATTCTCGTGTTGAGTCCACGCAAAAGGTTGCTAAGGCGTTCGCGACGTGCACAAACCCTCCTGCCAAGTGGATCAACGCATCGGCGGTTGGATTTTACGGAAATCGCGGCGACGAGACGATGACCGAGGCGAGTTCGCCGGGCTCCGGTTTCGTGGTCGACGTCTGCCGGGCATGGGAGGATGCATGTCTCAAATCGGAAGCAAATTGCGCCAAGACGGTGCTTCGAATCGGCGTGGTGCTTACATCGAACGGGGGAGCGATGAGCAAGCTCATGCCGCTGACGAAAGCCTTTTTGGGCGGAGCGGTGGGGAATGGATTGCAGTGGATGTCTTGGATTGCCCTAAAGGATTTGGTCCGGCTCTTCGAGTGGGTGATTGAGAACGACGCGCCATCCGTCGTCAATGCTTGTGCACCGGAACCGATTCGTAATGGGGACTTTATGGCTTGGCTTCGACGACAGTTGCGTCGGCCGTGGTCGCCGCCGGTGCCGGCATTCATGATGAAGCTGCTTGGGCAGACCGTCGGGCCGGATGCCTCGCTCTTGCTGGATTCCACCCGAGCGATTCCGACGCAGACTGGAGATTTCCAGTTCATGGTTCCGTCGCTCGAAAATGCCCGCTTGGACGATCTCTCAGTCCCTAGCTAG